AATCTCCCACAAAATGACCCAGGGGAACATGGAGAATGCCTACGCTGGGGAGTCCCAGGCCCACATGCGGTACCTCATCTTTGCCGAGGTGGCAGAAAAAGAGGGAAAACCCAACATCGCTCGTCTTTTCAGAGCCATCGCCTACGCAGAACAGGTTCATGCGGCGAACCACTACCGGGCCCTGGGCAACGTGAACGATACAGTGGCGAACCTCGATATGGCCATTGCCGGAGAGACCTTTGAGGTTGAGGAAATGTACCCGGTGTACAACGAAGTCGCCAAGTTCCAGGGTGAGAAGGAGTCGGAACGGAGCACCCATTA
This is a stretch of genomic DNA from Candidatus Caldatribacterium sp.. It encodes these proteins:
- a CDS encoding rubrerythrin family protein: MTQGNMENAYAGESQAHMRYLIFAEVAEKEGKPNIARLFRAIAYAEQVHAANHYRALGNVNDTVANLDMAIAGETFEVEEMYPVYNEVAKFQGEKESERSTHYALEAEKIHAKMYQKAKEAALQGKDLELGVVSICPVCGYTVEGEVPEFCPVCGTPKASFKSF